The following are encoded together in the Bactrocera neohumeralis isolate Rockhampton chromosome 6, APGP_CSIRO_Bneo_wtdbg2-racon-allhic-juicebox.fasta_v2, whole genome shotgun sequence genome:
- the LOC126762554 gene encoding serine protease 1-like — protein MKVFVVLALIVATASAGFVNPSQEAVHPRDLAAILAQPEGIQGRITNGKDATEGQFPYQVGLSFSSSSGGWWCGGSLIGNTWVLTAAHCTSGATGVTVYLGATVRTSPKLSYTVDSSNFVQHKSYSSLTLANDISLIKIPSVSYTSYISNVALPKISSSYSTYSGVNAIASGWGLISDSATAVNSKLQYAQLQVIDNSVCAKTYGSFTVTSKTICTATPSGTSTCSGDSGGPLVADGVLIGVTSFVHKNGCESGAPAGFVRVTYFLDWIKENSGVAS, from the exons ATGAAAGTGTTCGTCGTCTTGGCATTGATTGTGGCTACGGCCTCTGCGGGTTTTGTCAACCCAtctcaagaagctgttcatccACGTGATTTGGCCGCTATCCTGGCACAGCCCGAAGGTATTCAGGGTCGCATTACCAATGGCAAAGATGCCACAGAGGGTCAATTCCCCTATCAGGTTGGTTTGAGcttcagcagcagcagcggcggttGGTGGTGCGGTGGTTCTCTGATCGGTAACACTTGGGTTTTGACTGCTGCTCACTGCACAAGCGG CGCCACCGGTGTGACCGTTTACCTCGGCGCTACCGTACGTACCAGCCCCAAGCTGTCGTACACCGTTGACAGCAGCAACTTCGTACAACACAAGAGCTACAGCTCGCTCACCCTTGCCAATGATATTTCGCTGATTAAGATCCCATCCGTTTCCTACACCAGTTACATTTCCAATGTTGCCTTGCCCAAGATCTCCTCCTCGTACTCCACTTACTCTGGCGTCAATGCTATTGCTTCCGGTTGGGGACTCATCAGTGACTCGGCTACCGCTGTTAACTCCAAATTGCAATACGCTCAATTGCAAGTTATTGACAACAGTGTCTGTGCCAAGACCTACGGTTCGTTTACCGTTACCTCGAAGACTATTTGCACTGCTACCCCTAGCGGTACCTCTACCTGCAGCGGTGACTCTGGCGGCCCATTGGTGGCTGATGGTGTCCTCATCGGTGTTACCTCGTTTGTACACAAGAACGGTTGCGAATCTGGCGCTCCAGCTGGATTCGTGCGCGTCACCTACTTCTTGGACTGGATCAAGGAGAACAGCGGCGTTGCTAGCTAA